From one Synergistaceae bacterium genomic stretch:
- a CDS encoding ABC transporter permease, which yields MLKYIVKRIFSLIPVMLGVAFIVFTLLYLTPGDPARIVLGEQATAEAIQEFREKEGLNDPFLVQFGNYVWKAVTKGDIGRSYMTRRSVTNEIMNAFPSTLKLALCCVVVAVILGIPIGILSAIRQNSFFDNITRFLAILGLSMPVFWQGVLLILLFSVYLRWLPASGFKTWASLVLPTLTLASHPLATITRMTRSSMLEVVRQDYIRTARAKGQTEKVVIWRHALGNALIPIVTVIGLQFG from the coding sequence TTGCTGAAGTATATAGTGAAACGAATATTCTCGCTGATCCCTGTTATGCTTGGAGTGGCCTTCATAGTCTTCACTCTGCTCTACCTGACGCCGGGCGACCCGGCACGCATAGTGCTCGGGGAGCAGGCCACGGCGGAGGCCATCCAGGAGTTTCGCGAGAAGGAGGGGCTGAACGACCCGTTCCTGGTTCAGTTCGGCAACTATGTGTGGAAAGCTGTGACGAAGGGGGACATCGGGCGCTCGTACATGACTCGCCGCTCTGTCACGAACGAGATCATGAACGCCTTCCCCTCGACGTTGAAGCTGGCTCTGTGCTGCGTCGTAGTCGCTGTGATACTCGGCATCCCGATCGGGATACTGTCCGCCATCCGGCAGAACTCGTTCTTTGACAACATAACTCGCTTCCTCGCCATTCTGGGGCTCTCCATGCCAGTCTTCTGGCAGGGCGTTCTTCTGATCCTGCTCTTCTCCGTCTATCTCCGATGGCTTCCCGCCTCCGGCTTCAAGACGTGGGCCTCGCTCGTCCTCCCGACCCTCACCCTCGCCAGCCATCCGCTGGCAACCATCACCCGAATGACGCGCTCGAGCATGCTCGAGGTCGTCCGCCAGGACTACATCCGCACCGCGCGCGCCAAGGGCCAGACGGAGAAGGTGGTCATCTGGCGTCACGCTCTCGGCAACGCGCTCATCCCCATCGTGACGGTCATAGGCCTTCAGTTTGG
- a CDS encoding HD domain-containing protein, whose translation MITRSLIELVFSAASMERWNDHPRPAVFTEMGKQAHKMIMAWVIARYESETRGVALDWTSLVEGGIFEFLHRVVLTDIKPPVFHRLMQDTEQRRKLNEWVVSALSFDLESLSPDFASRFREYIFAADDSSLERKSLRAAHYLATKWEFDFVYHWSKTKSMYGIEHTNAEISRQINEHRDLRAIDEILAARDLADRDKGLWGFLSLVGQLGFQKRWAQTPRIPQTSVLGHLLFVAVMAYFISLEIGACPRRRYNNFFGGLFHDLPEVLTRDIVAPVKKSVTGLDELVKQLEKQSMEERLLPLLPEAWRSEIHYFTEDEFAAKIRPPGASEPVILDGDLCSEHNSDSLDPLDGHILEACDKLAAYIEASLSMRMGVAPQALADAKRNLYSRFHRSVVSGYPVGRLFDYFW comes from the coding sequence ATGATCACACGATCGCTGATAGAGCTGGTCTTCTCCGCCGCCAGCATGGAGCGCTGGAACGACCACCCGCGCCCGGCGGTTTTTACGGAGATGGGGAAACAGGCCCACAAGATGATAATGGCCTGGGTCATCGCCCGCTACGAATCCGAGACGCGGGGGGTCGCGCTCGACTGGACCTCCCTGGTAGAGGGAGGCATCTTCGAATTCCTGCACCGAGTGGTGCTGACCGACATCAAGCCGCCGGTCTTCCACAGGCTGATGCAGGACACGGAGCAGAGGCGAAAACTGAACGAATGGGTGGTCTCCGCGCTGTCGTTCGACCTTGAGAGTCTGTCGCCCGATTTCGCATCTCGCTTCAGGGAGTACATCTTCGCCGCGGACGACTCCTCGCTGGAGCGCAAGAGCCTGCGCGCAGCACACTACCTGGCGACCAAGTGGGAGTTCGACTTCGTCTACCACTGGAGCAAGACCAAGTCCATGTACGGCATCGAGCATACCAACGCGGAGATCTCGCGACAGATAAACGAGCATCGCGACCTGCGAGCCATCGACGAGATACTGGCCGCGCGCGACCTGGCGGACCGAGACAAGGGGCTGTGGGGCTTTCTGTCCCTGGTGGGGCAGCTGGGCTTTCAGAAAAGATGGGCGCAGACGCCGCGCATACCTCAGACCTCCGTCCTGGGACACCTGCTCTTCGTGGCGGTGATGGCCTACTTCATCTCGCTTGAGATAGGCGCGTGCCCTCGCAGGAGGTACAACAACTTCTTCGGCGGCCTCTTCCACGACCTGCCGGAGGTGCTGACGAGAGACATTGTCGCCCCGGTGAAGAAGTCCGTCACCGGCCTGGACGAGCTGGTAAAACAGCTCGAAAAACAGTCCATGGAGGAGAGGCTGCTTCCGCTGCTCCCCGAGGCCTGGCGCTCCGAGATCCACTACTTCACGGAGGACGAGTTCGCGGCGAAGATCCGCCCGCCCGGCGCCTCCGAGCCGGTCATACTCGACGGGGATCTCTGCTCGGAGCACAACAGCGACAGTCTGGATCCGCTGGACGGCCATATCCTGGAGGCCTGCGACAAGCTGGCGGCCTACATCGAGGCGTCGCTATCCATGCGCATGGGAGTCGCGCCCCAGGCCCTTGCGGACGCCAAGCGCAACCTGTACTCCCGGTTCCACCGCTCTGTCGTCTCCGGTTACCCGGTGGGGCGGCTGTTCGACTACTTCTGGTAG
- a CDS encoding ABC transporter substrate-binding protein yields MKGKFSSKVAFLAVTALVLVALVAVPALAKDTLVVANIYDPRSLDPIVQNEVAASGAISHINETLIDLTSDGNPIPLLAESFEQLDPITYRFNLRKDVKFHNGDPFTAADVVYTIERAQTPAGAAIKQYAEVIKGIETPDDYTVIIKIEEPMTPFWGTISHTSLSIVNKRAVEEKGELYPMDPVGTGPFKFKDWVKNDTLTLERNEEYWGEKPAYKTLVIRNIPESVNRTIGLETGEIDIAYLIPISDIGRVEDHDDLYVVGGYDHSVCFMGFNCQKAPWDNPKVRDAVALALDLDGARHSVFRGRSKTPVSIIPPSIKYHDSSLPMPVRDVERAKQLLEEAGVELPIKAEIWSNSYKPRVDLAQIFQAQLQEVGIEIEAKILEWGAYLDGLTLGEHDMFILGWVISTVDPDGIFSGIIHTAGGSNYSVFDDVVSDALIEKGKTMPDGERREQLYKFLQERMVELKPILYLYNEENFFGLNKNVEGFTPSPKGYHDLTKVTFKE; encoded by the coding sequence ATGAAAGGAAAGTTCAGTTCAAAGGTCGCTTTTCTTGCCGTGACCGCCCTGGTCCTCGTGGCCCTGGTGGCGGTTCCGGCGCTGGCGAAGGACACGCTCGTGGTGGCCAATATCTACGATCCGCGTTCACTTGACCCGATCGTGCAGAACGAGGTCGCGGCAAGCGGCGCAATCAGCCACATCAACGAGACCCTGATCGACCTCACCAGCGACGGCAACCCCATTCCGCTTCTGGCTGAGAGCTTCGAGCAGCTCGACCCGATCACCTACCGGTTCAACCTCCGCAAGGACGTGAAGTTCCACAACGGGGATCCCTTCACGGCCGCCGACGTCGTCTACACGATCGAGAGAGCGCAGACCCCGGCGGGCGCGGCGATCAAGCAGTACGCCGAGGTAATCAAGGGCATCGAGACGCCGGACGATTATACCGTCATCATCAAGATTGAAGAGCCGATGACCCCCTTCTGGGGCACCATCTCCCACACGTCGCTCTCGATCGTGAACAAGCGCGCGGTGGAGGAGAAGGGCGAGCTCTATCCTATGGATCCGGTCGGCACGGGGCCCTTCAAGTTCAAGGACTGGGTGAAGAACGATACCCTGACCCTGGAGCGCAACGAGGAGTACTGGGGCGAGAAGCCGGCCTACAAGACGCTGGTGATCCGCAACATCCCGGAGAGCGTCAACCGCACCATCGGGCTGGAGACAGGCGAGATCGACATCGCCTACCTGATACCGATCTCCGACATAGGGCGCGTCGAGGACCACGATGACCTCTACGTGGTCGGCGGATACGACCACTCGGTCTGCTTCATGGGCTTCAACTGCCAGAAGGCGCCCTGGGACAACCCGAAGGTCCGCGATGCGGTCGCACTGGCGCTCGACCTCGACGGGGCGCGTCACTCGGTCTTCAGAGGCAGGAGCAAGACCCCCGTGTCGATAATCCCGCCCTCCATCAAGTACCACGACTCCAGCCTGCCGATGCCAGTCCGCGACGTGGAGAGAGCGAAGCAGCTTCTGGAGGAGGCCGGAGTGGAGCTTCCGATCAAGGCGGAGATCTGGTCCAACTCCTACAAGCCTCGCGTCGACCTTGCCCAGATCTTCCAGGCTCAGCTGCAGGAAGTCGGCATCGAGATCGAGGCCAAGATCCTCGAGTGGGGCGCTTACCTTGACGGGCTTACGCTCGGCGAGCACGATATGTTCATCCTCGGATGGGTCATCTCGACCGTCGACCCGGACGGGATCTTCAGCGGCATCATCCACACGGCCGGCGGCTCCAACTACTCGGTCTTCGACGACGTGGTCTCCGACGCCCTGATCGAGAAGGGCAAGACCATGCCCGACGGCGAGCGCAGAGAGCAGCTCTACAAGTTCCTCCAGGAGCGCATGGTCGAGCTGAAGCCCATCCTCTACCTCTACAACGAGGAGAACTTCTTCGGACTGAACAAGAACGTCGAGGGCTTCACTCCGAGCCCCAAGGGCTACCACGACCTCACCAAGGTCACCTTCAAGGAATAA